In Meleagris gallopavo isolate NT-WF06-2002-E0010 breed Aviagen turkey brand Nicholas breeding stock chromosome 3, Turkey_5.1, whole genome shotgun sequence, one DNA window encodes the following:
- the TFAP2A gene encoding transcription factor AP-2-alpha, with product MKMLWKLTDNIKYEECEERHDSASNGTARLPQLGAVGQSPYSSAPPLSHTPNADFQPPYFPPPYQPIYPQSQDPYSHVNDPYSLNSLHTQPQPQHPAWPGQRQSQEPGLLHAHRGLPHQLGGLDPRRDYRRHDDLLHGPHGLGAGLADLPLHSIPHAIEDVPRLQYKSLRSRLKDPRINGAAVVYMSPLGCGGCRLRAGCHLSQCTHCSICRLSFPPKPPLIVPLVWHFWVLHSPSRPSSNHLPLWNRAKSKNGGRSLREKLDKIGLNLPAGRRKAANVTLLTSLVEGEAVHLARDFGYVCETEFPAKAVAEFLNRQHSDPNEQVTRKNMLLATKQICKEFTDLLAQDRSPLGNSRPNPILEPGIQSCLTHFNLISHGFGSPAVCAAVTALQNYLTEALKAMDKMYLSNNPNSHTDNSTKSSDKEEKHRK from the exons GAGCGCCACGACAGTGCCAGCAACGGGACGGCGCGGCTGCCCCAGCTGGGGGCCGTGGGGCAGTCCCCGTATAGCAGCGCCCCGCCGCTCTCGCACACCCCCAACGCCGACTTCCAGCCGCCCTACTTCCCCCCCCCGTACCAGCCCATCTACCCCCAGTCTCAGGACCCCTATTCCCACGTCAACGACCCTTACAGCCTCAACTCCCTGCACACCCAGCCGCAGCCCCAGCACCCGGCTTGGCCGGGCCAGAGGCAGAGCCAGGAGCCGGGTTTGCTGCACGCGCACCGGGGGCTGCCCCATCAGCTGGGGGGGTTGGACCCCCGCCGCGACTACCGGCGGCACGACGACCTGCTGCACGGCCCGCACGGGCTGGGCGCGGGGCTGGCCGACCTGCCGCTGCACTCCATCCCTCACGCCATCGAGGACGTGCCG AGATTGCAGTACAAATCGCTCCGTTCGCGTCTGAAAGACCCACGAATTAACGGCGCTGCCGTAGTTT ACATGTCCCCTCTGGGCTGTGGCGGCTGCCGGCTTAGAGCAGGCTGTCACCTCAGTCAGTGCACTCACTGCTCCATCTGTAGACTCAGCTTTCCCCCAAAACCTCCCCTCATTGTCCCTCTGGTATGGCATTTTTGGGTGCTACACAGTCCCTCCCGCCCCTCCTCTAACCACCTTCCGTTGTGGAACAGGGCAAAATCCAAAAATGGCGGGCGGTCCCTCCGAGAGAAGCTGGACAAGATAGGGTTGAACCTGCCGGCTGGGAGGCGCAAAGCTGCTAATGTCACCTTGCTCACCTCGCTGGTGGAGG GGGAAGCAGTGCATCTAGCTAGAGATTTTGGGTACGTTTGTGAGACAGAATTTCCTGCCAAAGCAGTAGCTGAATTTCTCAACCGACAACATTCCGATCCAAACGAGCAAGTCACAAGAAAAAACATGCTTCTAGCTACAAA ACAGATCTGTAAAGAGTTCACCGACCTGCTGGCTCAGGACCGATCTCCCCTGGGGAACTCACGGCCCAACCCCATTTTGGAGCCGGGCATCCAGAGCTGCCTGACCCACTTCAACCTCATCTCGCACGGCTTTGGGAGCCCGGCGGTATGCGCTGCCGTCACCGCCCTGCAGAACTATCTCACCGAGGCGCTCAAGGCCATGGACAAAATGTACCTCAGCAACAACCCCAACAGCCACACAGACAACAGCACCAAAAGCAGCGACAAAGAGGAGAAGCACCGAAAGTGA